A genomic segment from Lutibacter sp. A80 encodes:
- a CDS encoding GH92 family glycosyl hydrolase, whose translation MRQFGLICIVFLTLLGSCTNKVTKPEKLIDYVNPFIGTDGPGNTYPGATVPFGMVQLSPDIGIPGWDRIAGYYYQDSIISGFSHMHLPGTGAGDLYDILVMPTNSKFSKRIKENSFKPFSSFSHNKETASPGYYSVDLLDYEIKAELTATKRTGVHRYTFPKDDASQITIDLGYALNWDKPMDTYINVIDDTTIEGYRKSKGWAKDQRVYFVIKLSKPFETYQVFKNDSLTTSPVTAVNTRIVLNYKTEEAEQIVLKTGVSSASIEGAHKSLTIEALDFNFDEIKLKAEEIWENELKKIQISTVDTTKKHIFYTMLYQSMLAPTLLSDYNSNYKGANDSIAKAVGFDRYDTFSLWDTYRAAHPLYTILHSDRTSDMIQSLLAHYKETGLLPVWSMQGNETNMMIGYHAVPVIVDAYFKGIKDFDSELAFEACIASATDKSRQIDEYMELGYVPVDEHHENWSVSKTLEYAYDDWCIAQFAKALGKTDAYKTFLKRSENWQNVYDAQSTFMRPKLKNGEFVKEFIPKEYSPYFCESNAWQYFWSVQHNVEGLTKIIGGNNLFEKKLDTMFSLNPLPEDKLPIFSTGMIGQYAHGNEPSHHVAYLYNYIEKPWKTQELVREILETQYKNEPNGHCGNEDCGQMSSWYVFSALGFYPVNPAQGVYAFGSPNVDAASLNLENGNMFTVEAKNNSSENIYIQSIELNGKIIEQNYITHKEIMNGGKLIFTMGNLPNKNSKNTMALSSKVYN comes from the coding sequence ATGAGGCAGTTTGGACTTATATGCATCGTTTTTTTAACTTTATTGGGTAGCTGTACAAATAAAGTAACTAAACCTGAAAAATTAATAGATTATGTAAATCCTTTTATTGGTACAGATGGCCCTGGAAATACATATCCAGGGGCAACCGTTCCTTTTGGAATGGTTCAATTAAGTCCGGATATTGGTATTCCTGGATGGGATAGAATTGCAGGTTATTATTACCAAGATTCTATTATTTCTGGATTTTCTCATATGCATTTGCCTGGAACAGGAGCTGGAGATTTATACGATATTTTAGTAATGCCAACTAATAGTAAATTTTCAAAACGAATTAAAGAAAATAGTTTTAAGCCTTTTTCAAGCTTTTCTCATAATAAAGAAACCGCTTCTCCGGGTTATTATTCGGTTGATTTGTTAGATTATGAAATTAAAGCTGAATTAACAGCTACCAAAAGAACTGGGGTACATAGATATACATTTCCAAAAGATGATGCTAGTCAAATTACTATAGATTTAGGCTACGCATTAAATTGGGATAAACCCATGGATACTTATATAAATGTAATTGATGATACTACTATTGAAGGGTATAGAAAGTCTAAAGGTTGGGCAAAAGATCAACGTGTATATTTTGTAATTAAACTGTCTAAACCTTTTGAAACGTATCAAGTTTTTAAAAACGATTCATTAACAACTTCTCCAGTTACAGCTGTAAATACAAGAATTGTTTTAAATTATAAAACAGAAGAAGCAGAACAAATTGTTTTAAAAACGGGTGTTTCTTCTGCAAGTATTGAAGGTGCTCATAAGTCATTAACTATTGAAGCTCTTGATTTTAATTTTGATGAAATTAAATTAAAAGCTGAAGAAATATGGGAAAATGAACTTAAAAAAATTCAAATTTCAACAGTAGACACTACTAAAAAACATATTTTTTACACAATGTTGTATCAATCTATGTTAGCACCAACCTTGTTAAGTGATTACAATTCAAACTATAAAGGGGCAAATGATAGTATTGCAAAAGCAGTTGGTTTTGATAGATATGATACTTTTTCACTCTGGGATACCTACAGAGCAGCCCATCCATTATATACTATTTTACATTCAGATAGAACTTCGGATATGATTCAATCTTTATTAGCACATTATAAAGAAACTGGGTTATTACCAGTATGGTCTATGCAAGGAAACGAAACAAATATGATGATTGGTTACCATGCCGTTCCTGTTATTGTAGATGCTTATTTTAAAGGAATTAAAGATTTTGATAGCGAATTAGCTTTTGAAGCTTGTATTGCAAGTGCAACAGATAAATCTAGACAAATTGATGAATATATGGAACTTGGTTATGTTCCTGTTGATGAACATCACGAAAATTGGTCGGTTTCTAAAACATTAGAATACGCTTATGACGATTGGTGTATTGCGCAATTTGCAAAAGCATTAGGTAAAACTGATGCTTACAAAACATTTTTAAAACGTTCTGAAAATTGGCAAAATGTATACGATGCGCAAAGTACATTTATGCGTCCTAAATTAAAGAACGGAGAATTTGTAAAAGAGTTTATTCCAAAAGAATACTCACCTTATTTTTGTGAAAGTAATGCTTGGCAATATTTCTGGTCTGTACAACATAATGTAGAAGGTTTAACTAAAATTATTGGAGGTAATAATTTATTTGAAAAGAAATTAGATACTATGTTTTCTTTAAACCCACTTCCTGAAGATAAATTACCAATTTTTAGTACTGGAATGATTGGACAATACGCACATGGTAACGAGCCTAGTCACCACGTGGCATATTTGTACAACTACATAGAAAAACCTTGGAAAACTCAAGAGTTAGTGCGTGAAATTTTAGAGACTCAATATAAAAATGAACCAAATGGGCATTGTGGTAACGAAGATTGTGGACAAATGTCGTCTTGGTATGTGTTTAGTGCTTTAGGTTTTTATCCTGTAAATCCGGCACAGGGAGTTTATGCTTTTGGTTCGCCAAATGTTGATGCAGCAAGTTTAAATTTAGAAAATGGAAACATGTTTACCGTTGAAGCTAAAAATAATAGTTCAGAAAATATATACATTCAATCCATAGAGTTAAATGGTAAAATAATTGAACAAAATTATATTACACATAAAGAAATTATGAATGGTGGAAAACTGATTTTTACAATGGGAAATCTTCCTAATAAAAATTCTAAAAACACCATGGCTTTAAGTTCTAAAGTGTACAATTAA
- a CDS encoding putative glycoside hydrolase: protein MKLHKLLFFVLIITIFSCETTKEKTDASTSEGIVTDNPFEFGVWISASKEKANEEYAKEFKKYKSAGIDEVLINTGTDPELLKRITPIATENGLKVHAWIMAMNRPGDTIALKHPEWYAVSKEGKSCYDTRPYVGYYQWLCPTREESRNHVLSLVEGLAKVDGIESVHLDYIRFSDIFLPIGLLPKYDLVQDEELPEFDFCYCDACVSKFEKIHHKNPRNIENTDIDMEWKQFRLNAVRDVVNDAYEIVHKYNKNLTAAVFPYPEMADHMVRQRWDKWTINEVYPMIYHGFYNEEVDWVGFATKQGVDDVKDKGIGVNTGVFIPAFKSVDELKQAIHLAKDNGAKGVTFFDGPAITEEYLKAIKETKESLK, encoded by the coding sequence ATGAAACTACACAAACTATTATTTTTCGTCTTGATAATAACTATTTTTTCTTGTGAAACCACAAAAGAAAAAACAGATGCATCAACTTCAGAAGGCATTGTAACTGATAACCCTTTTGAATTTGGGGTATGGATTTCAGCTAGTAAAGAAAAAGCGAATGAAGAGTACGCAAAAGAATTTAAAAAGTATAAATCTGCTGGTATTGATGAGGTGTTAATAAACACAGGAACGGATCCAGAATTATTAAAAAGAATTACGCCAATAGCAACTGAAAACGGATTAAAGGTTCATGCTTGGATTATGGCAATGAATCGCCCTGGAGATACTATTGCTTTGAAACATCCAGAATGGTATGCCGTTAGTAAAGAAGGAAAATCTTGTTATGATACACGTCCTTATGTAGGGTACTACCAATGGTTATGTCCAACTAGAGAAGAATCTCGTAACCACGTTTTAAGTTTAGTTGAAGGTTTGGCTAAAGTTGATGGAATTGAAAGTGTACATTTAGATTATATTCGTTTTTCAGATATTTTTTTACCAATAGGTTTATTACCTAAATACGATTTAGTTCAAGATGAAGAATTGCCAGAATTCGATTTTTGTTATTGTGACGCGTGTGTAAGTAAGTTTGAAAAAATACATCATAAAAATCCAAGAAATATTGAAAATACCGATATTGATATGGAATGGAAACAATTTCGTTTAAATGCAGTAAGAGATGTGGTAAACGATGCTTATGAAATTGTTCATAAGTACAATAAAAATTTAACGGCAGCGGTTTTTCCTTATCCAGAAATGGCAGACCATATGGTGCGTCAACGTTGGGATAAATGGACAATTAATGAAGTATATCCTATGATTTATCATGGTTTTTATAATGAAGAGGTAGATTGGGTTGGTTTTGCTACAAAACAAGGTGTTGATGATGTAAAAGATAAAGGAATTGGTGTAAATACAGGGGTTTTTATTCCAGCATTTAAATCTGTTGACGAGTTAAAACAAGCAATTCATTTAGCAAAAGATAATGGAGCAAAAGGAGTTACTTTTTTCGATGGCCCGGCAATAACTGAAGAATATTTAAAAGCAATTAAAGAAACTAAAGAAAGTTTAAAATAA
- a CDS encoding carbohydrate-binding family 9-like protein: MKFTKLVIACCLFTVVSCAQSKNNMPKSYIAYKTSETIKVDGAATETSWSKIAWSDTFIDIEGVKEPTYKTQVKMMWDETYFYILAKMEEPHVWADITEHDAIIFHNNDFEVFIDPDGDTFNYYELEINALNTVWDLFITKPYREQNVVLNDWTLTGLKSAVNVDGTLNNPTDKDNGWTLEIAIPWKAYKKSYFEKNVPENKHWRVNFSRVNWDFQLEDGKYQRKEDADGKLLHEYNWVWSPQGVINMHEPEKWGYVYFSSKEVGSNDTFTIPQDDSIKQQLYNLYKAQRNYREKYNTWATTIDSLTNKAIIVNHKTLQPTLENHKTGYNISVKSPFTNNTLTIKENGKIISN, encoded by the coding sequence ATGAAATTTACAAAATTAGTTATTGCCTGTTGCTTATTTACAGTAGTGAGTTGTGCCCAATCAAAAAATAATATGCCCAAAAGTTATATAGCTTACAAAACTTCTGAAACTATTAAAGTTGATGGAGCAGCTACAGAAACTTCTTGGAGTAAAATAGCATGGTCCGATACTTTTATAGATATTGAAGGTGTAAAAGAACCAACTTACAAAACACAGGTTAAAATGATGTGGGATGAAACGTACTTTTACATTTTAGCAAAAATGGAAGAACCACATGTTTGGGCAGATATTACAGAACACGATGCCATTATTTTTCATAATAACGATTTTGAAGTTTTTATAGATCCAGACGGTGATACGTTTAATTATTACGAATTGGAAATTAATGCATTAAATACTGTGTGGGATTTATTTATTACAAAACCTTACAGAGAGCAAAATGTTGTGTTAAATGATTGGACTTTAACAGGATTAAAATCTGCCGTAAATGTAGATGGTACTTTAAATAACCCAACAGATAAAGATAATGGTTGGACTTTAGAAATAGCAATACCTTGGAAAGCGTATAAAAAATCTTACTTCGAGAAAAATGTGCCAGAAAATAAACATTGGAGAGTTAATTTTTCAAGAGTTAATTGGGATTTTCAGTTGGAAGATGGAAAGTATCAAAGAAAAGAGGATGCTGATGGTAAATTATTACACGAATACAATTGGGTATGGTCTCCACAAGGTGTTATAAATATGCACGAACCTGAAAAATGGGGTTATGTTTATTTTTCTTCAAAAGAAGTAGGCTCAAATGATACATTTACAATTCCTCAAGATGATAGCATAAAACAGCAATTATATAATTTATATAAAGCACAAAGAAACTACAGAGAAAAATACAATACTTGGGCAACAACAATAGATAGTTTAACTAATAAAGCAATTATTGTAAATCATAAAACATTACAGCCAACTCTAGAAAATCATAAAACGGGTTATAATATTTCGGTAAAAAGCCCTTTTACAAACAATACATTAACTATTAAAGAAAACGGTAAAATTATTTCAAATTAA
- a CDS encoding glycoside hydrolase family 130 protein, with product MNTIPWQDKPKDSTDVIWRYTENPIIKRDQIPSSNSIFNSAVVPFKDGFAGVFRCDNKAVQMNIFAGFSKNGIDWNINHEPIVMQAGNTEMIDSDYKYDPRVVFIEDRYWITWCNGYNGPTIGIGYTFDFVEFFQCENAFLPFNRNGVLFPQKINGKYAMLSRPSDNGHTSFGDIYISYSPDMKYWGEHRCVMKATPFEDSAWQCTKIGAGPIPILTKEGWLMLYHGVINTCNGFRYAMGAAILDEHKPDQVKYRTQPYLLGPHVNYEQVGDVPNVVFPCAALHDIKEDKLAVYYGAADTVVAMAFGKISEVIKYTKENSL from the coding sequence GTGAATACAATACCTTGGCAAGATAAACCTAAAGATAGTACTGATGTAATTTGGAGATATACAGAAAATCCAATTATAAAAAGAGATCAAATACCAAGCTCTAATAGTATTTTTAATAGTGCAGTGGTGCCTTTTAAAGATGGTTTTGCTGGTGTTTTTAGATGTGATAATAAAGCAGTTCAAATGAATATTTTTGCAGGTTTTAGTAAAAATGGAATTGACTGGAATATTAATCACGAACCAATAGTGATGCAAGCTGGAAATACTGAAATGATAGATTCTGATTATAAATACGACCCTCGTGTTGTTTTTATTGAAGATAGATATTGGATTACTTGGTGTAATGGTTATAACGGTCCAACAATTGGAATTGGTTACACTTTTGATTTTGTAGAGTTTTTTCAATGCGAAAATGCATTTCTTCCTTTTAATAGAAATGGAGTGCTATTTCCACAAAAAATAAATGGAAAATATGCAATGTTAAGTCGCCCAAGTGATAATGGACACACATCTTTTGGAGATATTTATATCAGTTACAGTCCCGATATGAAATATTGGGGAGAACATCGTTGTGTTATGAAAGCTACACCTTTTGAAGATAGTGCATGGCAATGCACAAAAATTGGTGCAGGACCAATTCCTATTTTAACTAAAGAAGGTTGGTTAATGTTATACCATGGTGTAATAAATACTTGCAATGGATTTAGATATGCAATGGGAGCTGCCATTTTAGATGAACATAAACCAGATCAAGTAAAATATAGAACACAACCTTATTTGTTAGGTCCTCATGTAAATTACGAACAAGTTGGTGATGTGCCAAATGTTGTATTTCCATGTGCAGCTTTGCATGATATTAAAGAAGATAAGTTAGCGGTATATTATGGAGCTGCTGATACAGTTGTAGCAATGGCTTTTGGAAAAATAAGTGAAGTAATTAAATACACAAAAGAGAATAGTTTATAA
- a CDS encoding sodium:solute symporter family protein: MDIIDASIIAIYVLLTLFVGIWVSKKASKGLNSYFLGGNNIKWYFLGLSNGSGMFDISGTALMVGWLFLYGAKSFMLMWLWPIWNQIFIMMFLAVWIRRSNIMTGSEWILTRFGDDKAGRASHKIVAIFAVVAAIGFIAYFFEGVGKFMTVILPWDFTLQIGNSILFNSEQSYALIIIFLTTIYTIKGGMFSVVATEVLQYGIMVIAGVLVAGYAFFAFSDVEINSVITSEWKNVFFGWELDTHWDSSKYQAFNDLVDSEGYKMFGALIGMSLFKGFFASIAGPTPSFDMQRILSTKTVKEAAYMAGFTNLILFIPRYLLIGGVVVIALVVLAPEMIANPNLTGADLEIILPRVINFHVPVGIKGLLLAGLLAAFMSTFSAFVNAGPAYIVNDIYKKYFKPEATDKHYVKASHIASFIVVGLGVFMGFFADSINSLTLWITSALFGGYVAANFLKWIWWRFNGWGYFWGMLAGLIIASLQFLLDQNKGNFTEGSMLYDLSNISAIYLFPIIFGFSLLGSFLGTYLSAPTNMEVLKSFYKNVHPWGFWKPVLNELKKDDKTAEKNSEFWLDMMNCAIGIVWQSSMIVLPIYLMIRDYPKMWISLVVFIITSIILKFTWLDRVRKLPN, encoded by the coding sequence ATGGATATAATTGACGCATCAATAATTGCGATTTACGTTTTACTAACACTTTTTGTGGGGATTTGGGTATCTAAAAAAGCATCAAAAGGTTTAAATTCCTATTTTTTAGGAGGAAATAATATTAAATGGTATTTTCTGGGTTTAAGTAACGGTTCTGGAATGTTTGATATTTCGGGAACAGCATTAATGGTAGGTTGGCTTTTTCTCTACGGAGCTAAAAGTTTTATGTTAATGTGGTTGTGGCCAATTTGGAATCAAATTTTTATAATGATGTTTTTAGCCGTTTGGATACGAAGGTCTAATATTATGACAGGTTCCGAATGGATTTTAACTCGTTTTGGAGATGATAAGGCTGGTAGAGCTTCTCATAAAATTGTGGCAATTTTTGCCGTAGTTGCAGCAATTGGTTTTATAGCTTACTTTTTTGAAGGTGTTGGTAAGTTTATGACTGTTATTTTACCTTGGGATTTTACCTTACAAATAGGAAATTCTATCCTTTTTAATTCAGAACAATCATATGCTTTAATTATTATTTTTCTTACAACAATTTATACCATAAAAGGAGGAATGTTTTCTGTTGTTGCTACTGAAGTTTTACAATACGGTATTATGGTAATTGCAGGTGTGTTAGTGGCGGGGTATGCTTTTTTTGCATTTAGTGATGTAGAAATAAATAGTGTAATTACATCCGAATGGAAAAATGTATTTTTTGGTTGGGAATTAGATACACATTGGGATAGTTCAAAATACCAAGCTTTTAACGATTTAGTCGATTCTGAAGGTTATAAAATGTTTGGTGCTTTAATTGGGATGAGTTTATTTAAAGGATTTTTTGCAAGTATTGCTGGTCCAACTCCTAGTTTTGATATGCAACGTATTTTATCAACAAAAACGGTTAAAGAGGCAGCGTATATGGCTGGTTTTACAAATTTAATATTATTTATTCCAAGGTATTTATTAATCGGAGGAGTTGTTGTTATTGCCTTAGTTGTATTGGCACCTGAAATGATTGCTAATCCAAATTTAACAGGAGCAGATTTAGAAATTATTTTACCTAGAGTTATTAATTTTCATGTACCAGTAGGTATTAAAGGACTGTTGTTAGCCGGATTGTTAGCAGCATTTATGTCAACTTTTTCAGCCTTTGTAAATGCAGGGCCTGCATATATTGTAAACGATATTTATAAAAAATATTTTAAACCAGAAGCCACCGATAAACATTATGTAAAAGCAAGTCATATCGCTTCATTTATAGTGGTTGGTTTAGGTGTTTTTATGGGCTTTTTTGCAGATTCAATTAACTCGTTAACATTATGGATAACAAGTGCGCTTTTTGGAGGTTATGTGGCAGCAAATTTTTTAAAGTGGATTTGGTGGCGCTTTAACGGTTGGGGATACTTTTGGGGAATGTTAGCCGGTTTAATTATTGCTAGTTTGCAGTTTTTATTAGATCAAAATAAAGGTAATTTTACAGAAGGTTCAATGCTTTATGATTTATCTAATATTTCAGCTATTTATTTATTTCCAATTATATTTGGTTTTTCGTTGTTGGGTTCTTTTTTAGGAACGTATTTAAGTGCTCCAACAAATATGGAAGTGCTAAAATCATTTTATAAAAATGTACATCCTTGGGGATTTTGGAAACCCGTTTTAAATGAATTAAAAAAAGATGATAAAACAGCTGAAAAAAATTCAGAATTTTGGTTAGATATGATGAATTGTGCTATTGGTATTGTTTGGCAATCGAGTATGATTGTATTACCAATTTATTTAATGATTAGAGATTACCCAAAAATGTGGATTTCATTAGTGGTTTTTATAATCACATCCATAATACTTAAATTTACCTGGTTAGATCGTGTTAGAAAACTGCCTAACTAA